The following proteins are encoded in a genomic region of Nymphalis io chromosome 16, ilAglIoxx1.1, whole genome shotgun sequence:
- the LOC126774457 gene encoding exonuclease 1 isoform X2 produces MGITGLIPFLEKASRKTNISEFSGSTVAIDTYCWLHKGAFACAEKLVRGEDTDVYVKYCLKYVTMLLSKNIKPILVFDGRHLPAKAMTESKRRESRQTSKKRAAELLSLGKIEEARSFIRRSVDITHSMALALIKECRKRNVDCIVAPYEADAQLAYLNVNNYAQLVITEDSDLILFGCTKVLFKMDLDGTGTLVETAKLPLVMKCPIEHYTFDKFRQMCILSGCDYLASLPGIGLAKARQFVTTTQDSNFANALRKLPSFFNRSNLTVSDEYRENFLKAEATFKHQYVYDPIDRKMVRLTEPDDEDIETALCGNAGELLEPEIAFQLALGNLEPFTLKKLDDWHPDHCSINNDNIKTTSWNDKGVSNHPSIWSTMFREYLNNSSPWAKKVKKQELITSTHTRARKKVVTLVNKYVPETQDQSLSIETLSNMYRMEPATKKQKIDIDNPTQCSDIDSQNEHNIATIEDDTDERQSKKSPILENKRRSFKKCLRSNSYSVMKKLSNFPRTVIDQNVIESKFFNSNEDQPCTQSIKSDICVIEESPEKSAPFKTTSEDLEVIECSERSDSLLGSIQNSLSPVKYEKKAILEPSPKSRNPFKLKTDTQTSTDTGFNESVVEDTCGFDSNIILDSQISVEYSPTKAVSPPSLLKFRSNSFKRSTCRATAAKKTPLPSNQPTLLSMFGFQKKPALKR; encoded by the exons ATGGGTATTACTGGCTTAATACCTTTTCTTGAAAAGGCGTCAAGGAAGACCAATATTAGTGAATTTAGTGGTTCCACGGTTGCAATAGACACCTACTGTTGGCTTCATAAAGGTGCTTTCGCATGTGCTGAGAAGTTAGTTCGTGGAGAAGACACCGATGT GTACgtaaaatattgcttaaaatatgtTACAATGCTGCTCTCAAAAAATATCAAACCCATTTTAGTATTTGACGGACGACATCTCCCTGCTAAAGCTATGACTGAAAGTAAAAGAAGAGA GTCTCGACAGACTTCTAAGAAAAGAGCTGCAGAGTTATTGAGCTTAGGAAAG ATTGAAGAAGCAAGGTCCTTCATTAGACGAAGTGTGGACATCACTCATTCAATGGCACTAGCATTAATAAAGGAGTGCAGGAAACGTAATGTCGACTGCATAGTAGCACCTTATGAAGCTGACGCCCAGCTGGCCTATCTCAATGTTAACAATTATGCACAATTGGTTATCACTGAAGATTCGGACTTGATATTGTTTGGATGCACAAAG GTGTTATTTAAAATGGACCTCGACGGAACCGGTACACTCGTTGAAACAGCTAAACTACCTCTCGTTATGAAATGTCCCATAGAACATTACACGTTTGATAAATTCAGACAGATGTGCATCCTGTCGGGCTGTGATTATCTCGCTTCCTTGCCAGGTATTGGGTTAGCGAAAGCAAGGCAGTTTGTGACAACTACTCAAGATTCGAACTTTGCTAAT gCTTTAAGAAAGTTACCGAGTTTCTTCAACAGGTCGAACTTAACAGTGTCAGATGAGTATAGGGAGAATTTCTTAAAAGCAGAAGCCACTTTCAAACATCAGTACGTATACGATCCTATTGATAGGAAGATGGTGAGACTTACGGAACCAGATGATGaag ATATAGAGACAGCATTATGCGGAAACGCGGGCGAACTCTTGGAGCCTGAAATTGCATTTCAATTAGCTTTAGGAAATCTGGAGCCATTTACTTTAAAGAAATTAGATGACTGGCATCCTGACCATTGTAGTATTAAT AATGACAATATAAAGACAACTAGTTGGAATGATAAGGGTGTATCTAATCATCCAAGTATATGGAGTACAATGTTTAGAGAGTATTTAAACAATTCAAGTCCATGGGCCAAGAAGGTTAAAAAGCAAGAGCTCATCACGTCCACACACACAAGGGCTCGGAAGAAAGTAGTTACTTTGGTGAACAAATATGTACCGGAGACGCAGGATCAGAG TTTATCAATTGAGACATTAAGCAACATGTACCGTATGGAACCGGCAACGAAAAAGCAGAAAATTGACATTGATAATCCGACTCAATGCTCTGATATCGACAGCCAGAATGAACACAACATAGCAACTATTGAGGACGATACCGACGAAAGACAGAGTAAAAAGTCACCGATATTAGAAAACAAAAGAAGATCTTTTAAAAAATGTCTCAGAAGTAATAGTTACTCTGTTATGAAGAAATTGAGTAATTTTCCAAGGACAGTTATAGATCAGAATGTAATAGagagtaaattttttaattcgaaCGAAGATCAACCTTGTACGCAAAGCATTAAAAGTGATATCTGTGTAATCGAAGAATCTCCAGAGAAAAGCGCTCCATTTAAAACCACATCAGAAGATTTAGAAGTAATAGAATGTTCAGAAAGATCAGACTCTTTACTGGGAAGCATTCAAAATTCTCTTAGTCCCGTAAAATATGAAAAGAAAGCTATTTTGGAACCAAGTCCGAAATCTAGGAACCCGTTTAAGTTAAAGACAGACACACAGACGTCTACAGATACAGGGTTTAACGAGTCGGTTGTGGAAGACACTTGTGGATTTGATTCGAATATTATACTTGATTCTCAG
- the LOC126774457 gene encoding exonuclease 1 isoform X1 yields MGITGLIPFLEKASRKTNISEFSGSTVAIDTYCWLHKGAFACAEKLVRGEDTDVYVKYCLKYVTMLLSKNIKPILVFDGRHLPAKAMTESKRRESRQTSKKRAAELLSLGKIEEARSFIRRSVDITHSMALALIKECRKRNVDCIVAPYEADAQLAYLNVNNYAQLVITEDSDLILFGCTKVLFKMDLDGTGTLVETAKLPLVMKCPIEHYTFDKFRQMCILSGCDYLASLPGIGLAKARQFVTTTQDSNFANALRKLPSFFNRSNLTVSDEYRENFLKAEATFKHQYVYDPIDRKMVRLTEPDDEDIETALCGNAGELLEPEIAFQLALGNLEPFTLKKLDDWHPDHCSINVNDNIKTTSWNDKGVSNHPSIWSTMFREYLNNSSPWAKKVKKQELITSTHTRARKKVVTLVNKYVPETQDQSLSIETLSNMYRMEPATKKQKIDIDNPTQCSDIDSQNEHNIATIEDDTDERQSKKSPILENKRRSFKKCLRSNSYSVMKKLSNFPRTVIDQNVIESKFFNSNEDQPCTQSIKSDICVIEESPEKSAPFKTTSEDLEVIECSERSDSLLGSIQNSLSPVKYEKKAILEPSPKSRNPFKLKTDTQTSTDTGFNESVVEDTCGFDSNIILDSQISVEYSPTKAVSPPSLLKFRSNSFKRSTCRATAAKKTPLPSNQPTLLSMFGFQKKPALKR; encoded by the exons ATGGGTATTACTGGCTTAATACCTTTTCTTGAAAAGGCGTCAAGGAAGACCAATATTAGTGAATTTAGTGGTTCCACGGTTGCAATAGACACCTACTGTTGGCTTCATAAAGGTGCTTTCGCATGTGCTGAGAAGTTAGTTCGTGGAGAAGACACCGATGT GTACgtaaaatattgcttaaaatatgtTACAATGCTGCTCTCAAAAAATATCAAACCCATTTTAGTATTTGACGGACGACATCTCCCTGCTAAAGCTATGACTGAAAGTAAAAGAAGAGA GTCTCGACAGACTTCTAAGAAAAGAGCTGCAGAGTTATTGAGCTTAGGAAAG ATTGAAGAAGCAAGGTCCTTCATTAGACGAAGTGTGGACATCACTCATTCAATGGCACTAGCATTAATAAAGGAGTGCAGGAAACGTAATGTCGACTGCATAGTAGCACCTTATGAAGCTGACGCCCAGCTGGCCTATCTCAATGTTAACAATTATGCACAATTGGTTATCACTGAAGATTCGGACTTGATATTGTTTGGATGCACAAAG GTGTTATTTAAAATGGACCTCGACGGAACCGGTACACTCGTTGAAACAGCTAAACTACCTCTCGTTATGAAATGTCCCATAGAACATTACACGTTTGATAAATTCAGACAGATGTGCATCCTGTCGGGCTGTGATTATCTCGCTTCCTTGCCAGGTATTGGGTTAGCGAAAGCAAGGCAGTTTGTGACAACTACTCAAGATTCGAACTTTGCTAAT gCTTTAAGAAAGTTACCGAGTTTCTTCAACAGGTCGAACTTAACAGTGTCAGATGAGTATAGGGAGAATTTCTTAAAAGCAGAAGCCACTTTCAAACATCAGTACGTATACGATCCTATTGATAGGAAGATGGTGAGACTTACGGAACCAGATGATGaag ATATAGAGACAGCATTATGCGGAAACGCGGGCGAACTCTTGGAGCCTGAAATTGCATTTCAATTAGCTTTAGGAAATCTGGAGCCATTTACTTTAAAGAAATTAGATGACTGGCATCCTGACCATTGTAGTATTAATGtg AATGACAATATAAAGACAACTAGTTGGAATGATAAGGGTGTATCTAATCATCCAAGTATATGGAGTACAATGTTTAGAGAGTATTTAAACAATTCAAGTCCATGGGCCAAGAAGGTTAAAAAGCAAGAGCTCATCACGTCCACACACACAAGGGCTCGGAAGAAAGTAGTTACTTTGGTGAACAAATATGTACCGGAGACGCAGGATCAGAG TTTATCAATTGAGACATTAAGCAACATGTACCGTATGGAACCGGCAACGAAAAAGCAGAAAATTGACATTGATAATCCGACTCAATGCTCTGATATCGACAGCCAGAATGAACACAACATAGCAACTATTGAGGACGATACCGACGAAAGACAGAGTAAAAAGTCACCGATATTAGAAAACAAAAGAAGATCTTTTAAAAAATGTCTCAGAAGTAATAGTTACTCTGTTATGAAGAAATTGAGTAATTTTCCAAGGACAGTTATAGATCAGAATGTAATAGagagtaaattttttaattcgaaCGAAGATCAACCTTGTACGCAAAGCATTAAAAGTGATATCTGTGTAATCGAAGAATCTCCAGAGAAAAGCGCTCCATTTAAAACCACATCAGAAGATTTAGAAGTAATAGAATGTTCAGAAAGATCAGACTCTTTACTGGGAAGCATTCAAAATTCTCTTAGTCCCGTAAAATATGAAAAGAAAGCTATTTTGGAACCAAGTCCGAAATCTAGGAACCCGTTTAAGTTAAAGACAGACACACAGACGTCTACAGATACAGGGTTTAACGAGTCGGTTGTGGAAGACACTTGTGGATTTGATTCGAATATTATACTTGATTCTCAG
- the LOC126774492 gene encoding mitochondrial cardiolipin hydrolase-like — MRLSPRLLSSAAALFLTCAVSAAAYFYKKRSTEINEVMVFCKLQFNAFNYFDKLVSFIESAKRSVNVCMPSIHNPAIQARLVTLIKSKNVKIRIVIDRSGYNESTEFFIKELIEAGAEIKCKLTPPIFPMQHKFCLVDDNILMTGTLNWGNDRSFDHWNYVYITSKQQLVEPVKKEFYHMWKISSDVQTVFNIYCDSDAETIEVRKPDEISMLDDSGKGDHNQEISNVDTPIANQMTSDKLSSSQLIIIA; from the exons ATGAGATTATCTCCGCGTCTGCTGTCTTCAGCTGCTGCATTATTCTTAACGTGTGCTGTATCCGCCgctgcatatttttataaaaaaagatccaCTGAAATAAATGAAGTGATGGTGTTCTGTAAATTACAATTCAACGCTTTCAATTATTTCGACAAGTTAGTCAGTTTTATAGAAAGTGCAAAACGCAGCGTAAATGTTTGCATGCCTAGCATACACAACCCTGCAATACAAGCGCGTTTGGTAACTTTAATCAAATCGAAAAACGTAAAGATCCGAATTGTTATAGATCGATCAGGTTACAATGAATCAACTGAATTTTTCATCAAAGAACTTATAGAAGCTg ggGCTGAAATCAAGTGCAAACTAACCCCGCCTATATTTCCGATGCAACACAAATTCTGCCTAGTCGACGACAACATTCTGATGACGGGAACATTGAATTGGGGTAATGACCGGTCCTTTGATCATTGGAATTATGTTTACATCACAAGCAAGCAACAGTTAGTAGAACCTGTTAAGAAAGAGTTTTATCATATGTGGAAAATCTCGAGTGATGTGCAAACAGTATTCAATATTTACTGTGACAGTGACGCGGAAACAATCGAAGTACGTAAGCCTGATGAAATATCTATGCTAGATGATAGTGGTAAAGGTGACCATAATCAAGAAATCAGTAATGTGGACACCCCCATAGCCAATCAAATGACAAGCGATAAATTGAGTTCTtcccaattaataataattgcttag
- the LOC126774497 gene encoding mediator of RNA polymerase II transcription subunit 10: protein MSTSLENLETQLEMFIENVRQIRIIVSDFQPQGQSVLNQKIQSLVTGLQEVDKLKAQVQDILVPTEVFDYIDQGRNPQLYTKDCIDKALAKNEEVKGKIDSYKRFKSHLLSELSKTFPNEIAKYKAIRGGE from the exons ATGTCTACATCACTAGAAAATCTGGAAACTCAACTCGAGATGTTCATCGAAAATGTTCGACAGATTCGTATCATTGTCAGCGATTTCCAACCTCAGGGGCAGAGtgtattaaatcaaaaaat tcAATCATTGGTAACTGGTCTTCAAGAAGTGGATAAGTTAAAGGCACAAGTACAAGATATTCTTGTTCCCACAGAAGTATTTGA CTACATTGATCAAGGCCGTAATCCTCAACTATATACAAAAGATTGTATCGATAAAGCTCTCGCGAAAAATGAGGAAGTAAAAGGAAAAATTGATTCATACAAGAGATTTAAGAGTCACTTGCTCTCTGAACTATCCAAAACATTTCCTAATGAAATTGCTAAATATAAAGCCATAAGGGGtggtgaataa
- the LOC126774486 gene encoding mitochondrial thiamine pyrophosphate carrier-like: MVNLSKNIESNVTFTQSAIAGGVAGAVTRAIAQPLDVLKIRFQLQLEPIKKGSKYSSILQAICSIIKEEGLSTLWSGHTAAQLLSMSYGTVQFSSYEQLTQICKETNPHFFNTHKHWVNFSNGAIAASVATVLSYPFDTVRTRLIAEEKTNKANRGFVNAFINIISKEGSSALYKGIVPTLAQIAPHAGIQFFVYKLFTENILNKIDYFQRRSHITSVIESSIIGNLLAGGIAGVVSKTAIYPFDVIKKRLQIQGFQQHRKVFGRQMYCNGTVHCIKLTISDEGFLALYKGYGPSLLKAVIVSALHFAVYDEIKHFILKN, from the coding sequence atggttaatttaagtaaaaatattgaatcaaATGTGACTTTCACTCAAAGTGCAATAGCTGGAGGTGTAGCCGGTGCAGTGACGAGAGCTATCGCTCAGCCACTCGATGTACTTAAGATCAGATTTCAATTGCAACTAGAACCAATTAAAAAGGGATCAAAATATAGTTCAATATTGCAGGCTATATGTTCTATTATTAAAGAAGAAGGTTTATCTACCTTATGGAGCGGTCATACTGCAGCACAACTACTATCAATGTCATATGGTACTGTTCAGTTTTCTTCATATGAACAACTAACCCAGATATGTAAAGAAACCAACCCGCATTTCTTCaacacccataaacattgggtGAATTTTTCTAATGGAGCAATTGCTGCATCTGTAGCCACTGTTTTATCATATCCATTTGATACTGTGAGAACACGATTAATAGCAGAAGAGAAGACTAATAAAGCAAATAGAGGATTTGTAAAtgctttcattaatattattagtaaagaaGGTTCTAGTGCATTATACAAGGGTATAGTTCCAACTCTAGCTCAAATAGCACCACATGCAGGCAttcaattttttgtttataaactatttactgagaatatattaaataaaatagattacttTCAAAGACGATCACACATTACATCAGTCATTGAATCATCTATCATTGGTAATTTATTAGCTGGAGGAATTGCAGGTGTTGTGTCCAAAACAGCAATATATCCCTTTGATGTTATAAAGAAAAGACTTCAAATACAAGGTTTTCAACAGCATAGAAAGGTTTTTGGTAGACAAATGTACTGCAATGGAACTGTACATTGTATAAAATTGACTATTTCGGATGAAGGTTTCTTAGCTCTGTATAAAGGATATGGACCTAGCTTGTTGAAGGCTGTAATAGTTTCTGCTTTACACTTTGCTGTTtatgatgaaataaaacattttattttaaagaattaa
- the LOC126774478 gene encoding uncharacterized protein LOC126774478 — MVKFWWMFILFAKTASASENELPGSESEKSSRFLPLYEMKRYDRPIGPSLPPLTSVPVSGDRCSARLETALDQLKRRKRNQPKNLDTPHSQSIDLNGYSLYQTMRSAPVDMYVTRMRVRLPQNSNWVRVEKCYFDPRNISLDTMLLFHDLTISGNVDLYEASDLDRTIPPSRRLRRNYAQYDQYSGYQKIRDERGCNMILRLRKAGIGFHTRPLNQQPGKFNVKTDSEFVEPGFISVYAYGCEKYINRNSIKNKDSLPLKRKRRSDEFTFDPLLDTSIPEEKNLDGRSNNWDIVYEPSNTRLNYERSKLFRPEDDLDEVEDISREMEDIFTKGIRTLLTTYMKKELQPAIKDTLMRNMGYVISYG, encoded by the exons ATGGTGAAATTTTGGTGGATGTTCATATTGTTCGCGAAAACGGCTTCGGCTAGTGAGAATGAGTTGCCGGGATCGGAATCAGAGAAAA GTTCGAGATTCCTGCCTCTATATGAAATGAAGCGCTACGATAGACCGATCGGCCCAAGCCTTCCTCCATTAACCTCTGTGCCTGTAAGTGGAGATAGATGCTCAGCGCGTCTGGAAACAGCCTTAGACCAGTTGAAGCGAAGAAAAAGAAACCAACCAAAGAACTTGGATACCCCacat agTCAAAGCATAGATCTAAATGGATACAGCTTATACCAAACGATGAGGAGCGCGCCAGTTGATATGTACGTTACAAGGATGCGCGTGcgactaccgcaaaacagtaactGGGTTCGTgtagaaaaatgttatttcgACCCGAGGAATATATCCCTCGATACGATGCTATTATTTCACGACCTAACTATAAGCGGTAACGTAGACTTATACGAGGCAAGCGACCTTGATCGAACAATACCACCGAGTAGGCGATTGAGAAGAAATTATGCTCAATACGATCAATATTCAGGATATCAAAAAATTAGAGACGAACGAGGTTGTAACATGATACTAAGACTAAGAAAAGCTGGAATCGGATTCCATACTAGACCATTAAATCAGCAACCTGGTAAATTTAACGTTAAAACTGACTCAGAGTTCGTTGAACCTGGATTTATAAGTGTATACGCATACGGCTgcgaaaagtatataaatagaaaCTCTATTAAGAACAAGGATAGTCTCCCTCTAAAACGCAAAAGAAGATCTGATGAGTTTACTTTTGATCCTCTTTTAGATACATCCATACCCGAAGAGAAAAATTTAGATGGTAGATCGAATAATTGGGATATAGTTTATGAGCCAAGCAATACTAGACTTAATTATGAAAGGAGTAAGCTTTTCAGACCAGAGGATGATTTAGATGAGGTGGAAGATATTTCGCGTGAGATGGAAGACATATTTACTAAAGGTATAAGAACTCTTTTAACGACATATATGAAAAAAGAATTACAGCCAGCTATAAAAGATACCTTGATGAGAAACATGGGATATGTAATATCTTATGGTTAA
- the LOC126774461 gene encoding zinc finger protein 25-like, producing the protein MANVKNRVSSPKPTSNRIKGGGKIGKLKKILTGNNNDKTRSAIKSAKKSNDKINYPEDSLIKNKLIDSVLIRDSKLRREIQLSKDSLLTKNGRIRHNNKDNLRICNNILKSELLIDDNKEKQSNVKQKNSLNNNNLIVNNQNDNEKNSTTKDSITKKILEKKSDDKHSDLKKSKPKKSNNLAKKQKKKYINRRKPKKGIFECDYCHKQFDTKSSIRRHMYLHLHFKTYPCKQCKKVFHKQLYLSAHITRQHPNWEQHYMCNVCDKPFLLKENLAVHLASHTSLETMFKCIYCKEKFSHQNDLVNHEKKHLVSGRYDCIICEQSYDCRNKLSMHFKTHLRVKDFICQHCGKEFLRMNSMRRHVQICHAGLRIQCTICKKFLKGHLSEHMRTHEKKRPHKCPDCGQCFTQSTQLTVHRRSHSGARPYPCRICNRPFSHSNALMLHIRRHTGEKPFDCAMCPLSFSQLPHMKAHMRKIHGKENPYRCKKCKQFFKLKIELENHTKNCKFGERELSFEEKIQASVQIEEEEVVESVMSLSRMRFLLALLLTMIATKEKLKYLGFNKRLIDDLLVESLEAMGHTPCKDESLAPLKRLKTNIETLLNGTVPKEQMVKFRKENKSMEDILELLTNEKK; encoded by the exons ATGGCTAATGTAAAAAATAGAGTCAGCTCACCAAAACCTACTTCAAACCGAATTAAAGGGGGTGGTAAAATTGgtaaactgaaaaaaatattaacaggtAATAACAATGACAAGACACGATCGGCTATCAAAAGTGCTAAAAAatctaatgataaaataaactatCCTGAAgacagtttaataaaaaataaattaattgactcAGTGCTTATAAGGGATTCAAAACTTAGAAGAGAAATTCAACTGTCAAAGGATTCATTGTTGACGAAGAATGGACGTATTAGACATAACAACAAAGATAATTTaagaatttgtaataatatattaaaaagtgaaCTGTTGATTGAtgacaataaagaaaaacaatcaaatgtaaaacaaaaaaatagctTGAACAATAACAACTTAATTGTAAACAATCAAAATGACAATGAAAAAAACTCAACAACAAAAGATTCCATAACTAAAAagattttggaaaaaaaatctgATGATAAAcatagtgatttaaaaaaaagtaaacccAAAAAAAGCAACAATTTAGCTAAAaagcaaaagaaaaaatacattaacagaAGAAAGCCTAAAAAAGGAATTTTTGAATGTGATTACTGCCATAAACAATTTGATACTAAATCATCAATAAGGAGGCATATGTATTTACATCTTCACTTCAAGACATATCCTTGTAAGCAGTGTAAGAAGGTCTTtcacaaacaattatatttgtctGCTCATATAACAAGGCAGCATCCCAATTGGGAGCAACACTATATGTGCAATGTTTGTGATaagccatttttattaaaagaaaatttagctGTTCACTTGGCAAGCCATACCAGCCTAGAAACCATGTTTAAATGTATCTATTGCAAAGAAAAGTTTTCCCACCAGAATGATTTAGTTAATcatgaaaaaaaacatttagttaGTGGACGTTATGATTGCATTATATGTGAACAGAGCTATGATTGCAGAAACAAATTATCAATGcattttaaaacacatttaagagttaaagattttatttgtcAGCATTGTGGTAAAGAATTTCTGCGAATGAATTCTATGAGGCGTCATGTTCAAATTTGTCATGCTGGCTTAAGAATTCAATGTACTATATGCAAGAAGTTCCTCAAAGGTCATTTGTCAGAGCACATGCGCACTCATGAGAAGAAACGTCCCCATAAATGTCCAGATTGTGGACAATGTTTTACTCAATCTACTCAACTAACTGTACATCGAAGATCCCATTCAGGAGCACGTCCATATCCTTGCAGGATTTGTAATAGACCATTCTCTCATTCCAATGCCCTCATGTTACACATTCGGAGGCACACAGGTGAGAAGCCTTTTGATTGTGCAATGTGCCCCTTGTCTTTTTCACAATTACCTCACATGAAAGCTCATATGCGGAAAATTCATGGCAAAGAAAATCCTTACAGATGCAAAAAATGTAAGCAGTTCTTTAAGCTAAAAATTGAACTTGAAAATCACACTAAAAATTGCAAATTTGGTGAAAGGGAATTatcatttgaagaaaaaattcAGGCATCAGTACAAATAGAAGAGGAAGAAGTTGTGGAATCAGTGATGAGCTTATCTCGTATGAGATTCCTATTAGCTCTTCTTCTGACTATGATTGCTACTAAAGAGAAACTAAAATACTTAG gTTTCAACAAACGTTTGATAGACGATTTATTAGTGGAATCTCTTGAAGCTATGGGTCACACTCCATGCAAAGATGAATCTCTAGCTCCATTAAAACGTCTAAAAACTAATATTGAGACACTATTAAATGGAACAGTACCAAAGGAGCAAATGGTGAAGTTTCGGAAAGAGAACAAAAGTATGGAAGATATATTGGAACTCCTTACTAACGAAAAGAAATAG